The following DNA comes from Deltaproteobacteria bacterium.
GTCACCGGTCCGGAGGACTCCTTGGTCAGGGCCCCCACGATGCAGGCCGAAACACAGGCCGGGTCCTGGCAATGCATGCACTGAAATTTGACAAAGGTCTGCGGGTTTTTCAGGGCCGAAGGATTGGTCTCTTTCCGGCCATAGCGGTTTATCACGGTATAAGAGGTTTCATCCATCCGTCGCATTCTTTCCAGAACCGCCGGCTCTTCAAAGGATTCCCGGGGTTTGGAGAGCCGATGCCGTTCGTTGCAGGCCTGTTCACACATACGGCACCCGATACACAGGGTCGTATCCACCAGGCAGCCGTAACCATCTGAAGCTCTCTTCAGGGGATCGGCAGCCAGGACCGGCTTGTCCTTTTGGACCAGGGAAGCAGCCGCCAGCGATCCTGAAATTTTAAAAAAGAGCCTTCTGTTTATCTCCATAAACCATTCTCGGGAACTGAATTAGAGTTGAAAAATGATGATGTCATTCTTTTAATGGGCAAGGCCCTTTTAGGATGCATAACCTATGTCTTTCCCCATCTATGTGACGGCCGATGACCCTGTCTTCGGACCGGTGGACGATCAGGACGATATGATCGGCCACGTCGTGATCTTGGACTGAGACCCCCAGTTGCTCCCCTGTCCTTAAGGCCAGCAGACGCTGCTTAAACGTGAGCAGACAGACCGGCCAGGAAATCTCGGTCAGGTCAAGTGGCGGGGTGGTAGGCATTTTAACGCCTCAATAAAGGGGCGGTGATTTTATCGCTCCCTTTCTTTGCAACCATTGTGCCGGATGGGGAAAAAGTTTTTATCTCTATAACCAACCGTAAAGTATACTAAAAATCAAAGGGGTCTTTTTTCTTTGCCTTGGAGAGCTATTGGTGATATTTAAACGAGTGTTTAAATGATTAAATAAGTGCTTAAATAAGGACAACAGGAATGAACGAACAGGAAATCAATCGCTACTGGAAGAAGATCGTCAACACCATGAGTGAAGGCTTCATGCTGGTCGGTCCGGACGGGATCATTGTCATGGTCAATGAGGCCTTTGAACGCCTGACCGGATATACCTCCAAGGAGGTGACTGGTAAGCCCTGCACGATACTGGATTGTGATGCCTGCGAAAGGACATTAACAAAGTCCGGTGAAGTCTGGTGCCGTTTATTTGCCGAAGGTCAGGTATTAAAATGCCGTTGTCATCTGAGGATCAAGGATGGTTCCTATGTACCGGCCCTAAAAAACGCCTCCGTCTTAAAGGATGAAAAGGGGGGGACTCTGGGTGCGGTGGAAATTCTGATGGATCTTTCGGAACTGGAACGACTGGACCAGAAAGTCGAACTCCTCTCCCGACAACTGGAAGAGGACGTGGGATTTTATGGTATCCTGGGCAAGTCCAACTCCATGCAGAAGCTATTCGATGTGATTGAAAAAGCCGCCAAAAGCGAAGCCCCGGTCATTATTTATGGGGAAAGCGGCACCGGAAAGGAATTAGTGGCCCGGGCCATTCACCAATTGGGAAGAAGAAAAATGGAACCCTTCATCCAGTTCAATTGTGCCGCTTTAAACGAGGCCTTGTTGGAAAGTGAATTATTCGGTCACGTCAAGGGCGCCTTTACCGGAGCTTACCGCCACCGACAGGGTCGCTTTGAAGCAGCCAACAAGGGGGATATTTTTCTTGATGAAATCGGGGACGTTCCCTTGTCCATCCAGGTCAAATTGCTCCGTGTTCTGGAGACCAAGCAATTTGAACATGTGGGGGATGACCATCCCATTTCGGTGGATGTTCGCATCATTACAGCCACCAATAAAAACCTGGAAGAATTAATCGCTCAACAAAAATTCCGTGATGACCTTTTTTTCCGCATCAACGTCTTTCCCATCCATCTCCCCCCCTTAAGGGAGCGCTCTGAGGACATTCCCCTGTTGGTCAATAACTTTATCCGCCGGCTGCGGGTGAGAACCGGGAAAAAAATTACTGGATTGTCATCGGCTGCCATGGAAGGTTTTATGAATTATCGCTGGCCCGGAAATGTCCGGGAACTAAAAAGTGCCCTGGAATATGCCTTTGTAATCGCCGAGAAGGGATTAATCGATCTCGACCAACTGCCTTCCAACATTGTTAAACCGAAGCCGATAGTTCCCGAGTCTGTCCAGCCTCCGCTCCAAGCCACCGGTTTTCCGAAGGTTGATGAATTCGTGATCTCTGAATCAAATTCCGCTGAACGGGGGGAAAAAACGGCCTTGATCAAAGCCTTGCAGCAATGTCAGGGCAATCAATCCCAAGCCGCCCGTGCTTTGGGGATCAACCGGGTCACGGTCTGGAATCGGATGAAAAAATATGGAATTGATCTGAAAAAGGTTTTGCGTACTTAATTTTAAAGGATGTTGTTAAAGATAGTATAATAATCACAGGATAATGGAGGAAGGATATGTTTGACATCAAGTGTACCGTCAAATCGGTCAAGGGGTCCTGTGCGGCCGGGTACAAGAAGGGGGATCATTTCTTTATTCGGGGCGGGGTGATGATTGAGGCCGGAGAACCAAGGGGACTCTGCATGTTTGCTTTACCGGCCCTTCTTCCCTATCTGACCGCCTATTGCCGGGAGACGCCGGAGAGTGACTGGATCAACAGCAAAAGGGAGTTGCAATGTCCCGATAATGACAACGCGGTCGTCTTCGGTATCGAGAGGATAGGGGACAGATGCTGATTTCGGATTTGGGAATGGGGAAACGAAATGCAGAGTGCGTGCCCAGATCCCCCGGCAGGTGCTCCCGTCGGTTGCAACCTGACCTACATGGCTGCAATAAAAAAAGCCGGGAGTTGGCTCCCGGCTTTTTTCTTCATTGAATCGTTTAGGCCAGGAATTTGGTCTGGACGCTTTTCAAAATAGTTTCGGCTTCGGTGACGATCTCCTGGACCAGGTCGTTGACCTTGGGCAGATCGTTGACCCGCTGGGCCGATTCGCCGGCGGCCAGCAGGGCCTTTTCCTTGTCGCCCTTGTAGACGGCATTGATTGATTCGATCTCGAAATTGATCAGAGACATATCGATGGTGGTGTAGTCGTCCGGGGCGCCCAGGAAAACGCCGGGAGATTTCTTTAAAGTATTTTTTTGATGCTCGATGCTCCGGGGGGTTTTCAGCCAGCGGGCCGGTCCGACAAAACCGCGGGCCACTAATGTTCCCCGGTCACCGGCGGCCACCACGCCTTCTTTCCACATCTGATGAAAATCACTTTCCTCGGTGGCCAGGAACCGGGTCCCCATCTGGGCCCCGTCGGCCCCCAGCACCAGGGCGGCGGCTAAAGTTTTGCCGTCGCAGAAACCGCCGGCACCGACGACCAGGGTCTTTTCATCGGATACGGCCTCAACCACGGCCGGGAGCAGGATCATGGAGTGGACCGGTTCCCAGGAGGTATGGAAACCGCCTTCATGGCCTGAGGCGACGATCACGTCGACCCCGGCCTTTTTGCAGCGCAAAGCGGCCTTGACCGAAGGCATGACGTGCATCCAGATCAGGTCGGTCTTTTTGACCGCTTCCGACCAGGGAAGGGGATCGCCGGCCGAGGTCACCAGGACCTTGAACCGTTTCTTCATTTCCGGGTCCGCTTCCCGGACCTTTATCATGGTTTTGACGATCACCTGAGCAATGTCCCGCATCTCGGCGGCCACCATGACGTTGACCCCAAAGATGCCCTGCTTTTCCCGGGTCTGCTCCAGGGTCTTTTGAAAAATGGTTTGTAAAATGGTTTCGGCATCGTCCGCCGGATCGGCGCCGCCGGTCCGGCAGAAATAGTCATAAATTTCCGGCTGGGTATCCTTGGAGGCTATGCCGCTGGAACTGATCAGCCCAAGCACCCCGGCGTTGGCCGAGGCAATACACAGTTTGTTGGTCCCGAAAGGCCCCATTCCGGCCTGGATGATGGGATACTTGATCCCTACCAGATCACAAAGTCTTGATTTAATCATGGATAACGTCCTCCTCTTATTGTTAAGTTAAGTCAGTTAAATATCTTCTATTTTTCTACGAGAATAAGGTTTCAAGCCTCTCCACCCCTTCCCCTCCCTTCCAGGGGTAAGGAGGGATGAAGGTTCAGAAGAAAAAATAAAAAAAATTGCCCTGTTGAAATTATCAATATCTAAGAGACTGTCTCTACAAATATCCATTGAATTTTATTATGTCAAGAAAAAAAATAACTAATTTCTATGGATACTATTTTTTTTAACCTTCATGCTCCAGGAGACACCACGAAACATGAAAAACCGAATGTCGGATATCGAATACGAATACTGAATGTCGGAGGAAGGTGAAAAAATTTCATAATTCGAAAAGGCTATAGGCGATGGGCCAGGGGCAGGTAAAATGGTCAAACCTGTCCACCGCAGGCCTGATGAAACCTGAAAATCCCACAAATTCCTTTTTGAAAAAAATAGGGGGGTTTTGTAAAGCAGGGGTTAGGATTTATGGCGGAAGATAATCAAGCCGTGTGAAAGGTCGTATAAGGAGACCCCTACGGTTACTCTGTCCCCCTCGATCACCCGGATTTTAAACCGCTTCATCGTGCCGCACAATTTAGCTGTAATAGTAACGCCATTTTCCAGGGTTATCATATAGTTTCCTCCCCCGGTGGCTTTTGAAACTTTACCTTCGAATTTGGCCAGGTCGTCTTTAGACAAAAATTCCCACTCCTTTTTTGGTAAAAGATCATTGGACGGTAAGAATGTAAAAAGCCTGCCACCGGGTTAGCCGGTTAGCAGGCTAATAGCAGACTCTTAGATGATATCAATTGCAGGAACTACCAACGGCCGCGGCCCTGGGATCCCCCGCTCCGACCGCCGCCACCCCCTCGGCTTTTCCCTTTACCGCCGCCGCCTCCGCCTGGACCCCCACGGAAACCCCCTCCGCCTTCACGGGGGGCCTGGGGTCGGGCTTTGGATACCGTAAGCGTGCGCCCTTCGTACCCGCTGCCGTTTAGATTATTAATAGCCTCAGTAGCCTCTTGTTCACTGGCCATTTCTACGAACCCGAAGCCTTTGCTTAGACCGGTTTCCCGATCGGTGATCACTTTGGCGGATTCAACCGTTCCATAAGGGGTGAAAAGTTGGGCAAGGACTTCATCATTCACAGAATAAGGGAGACTACCGACATACAATTTACTGGGCATAGAACCTCCTTAAAGGTTAATACCCTTAAAGAGATCATGAGCCGCTGGGCCGAAAACTCTTTAAAGGCGGATATATTTTAGTTTCTTTTATACCATATTTTTTTTTATGGTACAACTATTTTATTAAAAACGTCTTCCGGGCCATTTGGGGATGACCGGTTTTCCTATTAAGCTCTCATGTCCCATAGGGGCACCATGAAGTATGAAAATAGGTTCAAGGTACAGGGTTCAAGGTTTTTCAGGCTTGCATCTTGCAACTTGAAACTTTATTTTCGTATTACCGGTTTCCTTTACGGCTCAAGGCCTCACGGTCCCCACCACTCATACCGGCAATGTACTTGACCAGCTTTTTCCTGGATTCGATGTCATATTGGGTAGTAATAGCGATCTGTTCCATAATCGGCGAGCCACCCCCATGGTAGGCCCCTATTCTGGCTACACCGCCGCTTCCTGAGCAGAGGGCATCGCCCAGGTACCGCCAGAACTGGGCCTGATCCTCTACCGGCATAACGGGATTGCGCTTGGTGTATTTATTGAGCAGGTCTTTGATTTCCGGGTTCATAAAATCCTTCTCATGAGGGAAGGTGGCCACCACCCCTCCGGCGATATCGCAAAGGATCTCGGCCTCCCTGAATACTGCCTCACCCGACAGACAGCGGCCGACATTGCAGTAAATGGAATGGGGGATATAGGAACCCGGGCCATAAGGAACAAAACCGATACCCGGCATGTAGACTTCCGGCTTGCCCAGGTCGGAAGCCGTATACCCGGCGGCGTATCCCAACTCGGTGACCATGATGATCTCGGCCAGCTTTTCCCGGACGTGGGAGGCCTTATGGACATTGTTCACTTCGGCGGCCAGGGCCGCGGTCCCCAAAAGAATATCGCCCAGCCCCGGCTTGCAGCCCGAATAGGAATGGCGGTGGAACAGGGCGAAGAGCAGGGCCATGACACCCCCGTGCTGCCATTCCCCGGCCAGAAAGACCCTTTCCCAGGGCACAAAGCAGTCCTCAAAGATCATATAGGAATCGGTTGCGCCCTGGGAGAAGCCCCGCTTGAATTGCTGCCTATGACGGAAGTTACGGATGGTGACCACCTGTTTTAACCCGTCCCAGTCACCCGGGACGGCGAAGGCCACGGCGTAGTCCTGGTCCTCGGGACGCAAAGCCCGGGTCGGTACCACCAATACCTCGTCGGCCACCGAAGCCTCCGAGATGTGCAGTTTGCAGCCGCTGACCACGATGCCGTCGTTCAACCTCTCCTTGATC
Coding sequences within:
- a CDS encoding RNA-binding protein, which codes for MPSKLYVGSLPYSVNDEVLAQLFTPYGTVESAKVITDRETGLSKGFGFVEMASEQEATEAINNLNGSGYEGRTLTVSKARPQAPREGGGGFRGGPGGGGGGKGKSRGGGGGRSGGSQGRGRW
- a CDS encoding 4Fe-4S ferredoxin, yielding MEINRRLFFKISGSLAAASLVQKDKPVLAADPLKRASDGYGCLVDTTLCIGCRMCEQACNERHRLSKPRESFEEPAVLERMRRMDETSYTVINRYGRKETNPSALKNPQTFVKFQCMHCQDPACVSACIVGALTKESSGPVT
- a CDS encoding sigma 54-interacting transcriptional regulator — its product is MNEQEINRYWKKIVNTMSEGFMLVGPDGIIVMVNEAFERLTGYTSKEVTGKPCTILDCDACERTLTKSGEVWCRLFAEGQVLKCRCHLRIKDGSYVPALKNASVLKDEKGGTLGAVEILMDLSELERLDQKVELLSRQLEEDVGFYGILGKSNSMQKLFDVIEKAAKSEAPVIIYGESGTGKELVARAIHQLGRRKMEPFIQFNCAALNEALLESELFGHVKGAFTGAYRHRQGRFEAANKGDIFLDEIGDVPLSIQVKLLRVLETKQFEHVGDDHPISVDVRIITATNKNLEELIAQQKFRDDLFFRINVFPIHLPPLRERSEDIPLLVNNFIRRLRVRTGKKITGLSSAAMEGFMNYRWPGNVRELKSALEYAFVIAEKGLIDLDQLPSNIVKPKPIVPESVQPPLQATGFPKVDEFVISESNSAERGEKTALIKALQQCQGNQSQAARALGINRVTVWNRMKKYGIDLKKVLRT
- a CDS encoding aromatic ring hydroxylase gives rise to the protein MRTKEQYFQGLSKMKRNLYCDGQLIDRTDEVQMDCLNTIGTTYDEAAKPETQELCTAISHLTGERISRFTHIHQNTDDLHKKQDMTRMLCQKVGGCIQRCMGIDATNSIYNVSYEADKQNNGATRYHENFKKWLTRFQSEDLVGCCAQTDVKGDRLLRPADQPNPDAYVRIKERLNDGIVVSGCKLHISEASVADEVLVVPTRALRPEDQDYAVAFAVPGDWDGLKQVVTIRNFRHRQQFKRGFSQGATDSYMIFEDCFVPWERVFLAGEWQHGGVMALLFALFHRHSYSGCKPGLGDILLGTAALAAEVNNVHKASHVREKLAEIIMVTELGYAAGYTASDLGKPEVYMPGIGFVPYGPGSYIPHSIYCNVGRCLSGEAVFREAEILCDIAGGVVATFPHEKDFMNPEIKDLLNKYTKRNPVMPVEDQAQFWRYLGDALCSGSGGVARIGAYHGGGSPIMEQIAITTQYDIESRKKLVKYIAGMSGGDREALSRKGNR
- a CDS encoding nitronate monooxygenase; this translates as MIKSRLCDLVGIKYPIIQAGMGPFGTNKLCIASANAGVLGLISSSGIASKDTQPEIYDYFCRTGGADPADDAETILQTIFQKTLEQTREKQGIFGVNVMVAAEMRDIAQVIVKTMIKVREADPEMKKRFKVLVTSAGDPLPWSEAVKKTDLIWMHVMPSVKAALRCKKAGVDVIVASGHEGGFHTSWEPVHSMILLPAVVEAVSDEKTLVVGAGGFCDGKTLAAALVLGADGAQMGTRFLATEESDFHQMWKEGVVAAGDRGTLVARGFVGPARWLKTPRSIEHQKNTLKKSPGVFLGAPDDYTTIDMSLINFEIESINAVYKGDKEKALLAAGESAQRVNDLPKVNDLVQEIVTEAETILKSVQTKFLA
- a CDS encoding TIGR04076 family protein → MFDIKCTVKSVKGSCAAGYKKGDHFFIRGGVMIEAGEPRGLCMFALPALLPYLTAYCRETPESDWINSKRELQCPDNDNAVVFGIERIGDRC
- the infA gene encoding translation initiation factor IF-1; the encoded protein is MSKDDLAKFEGKVSKATGGGNYMITLENGVTITAKLCGTMKRFKIRVIEGDRVTVGVSLYDLSHGLIIFRHKS